AAATCAGATCGAGTATCCTTTTCGCGGGCACAACTTCTTTCAAACTCCATCGGTTCGTCTCGCCGACATCCATAAATTCGATGAATCTCAAGGTGATGCCTTTTGATCGGAAGAAATCGACCATAGGCAAAATGTCCATTTCGTTAACCCCCTGTTTTGCAACCATGTTTACTTTAACTGGGAGGCCTGCTTTTTCTGCCGCGGTGATGCCTCGCAAAACGGCCTCAGGATCAGATTTTCCACCGCTCATCACAGCGAACCGTGCTGGGTCCAAACTATCTAAGCTGACGTTAATTCGACGTAAACCGGCTCTTTTCAGTTTATCAGCATATCGGGGAAGCAAGAGTCCGTTGGTAGTGAGGGAAATGTCTTTGACTCCAGTATTTTGATACAAATAGGAAATCAATGAATCTAAGTTGGGCCGCAACAAAGGTTCTCCTCCCGTTAGCCTAAGTTTCTGAACCCCGAGTTCTACGAAGCTTTTTGCAACGAATAGGATTTCTTCGTTACTCAAAAGGGAAGTTTTCGGCAGAAAAGCGTAGTCCGGACCGAAAACCTCCTTAGGCATGCAGTAAGAACAACGCAAATTGCAGCGATCAATAAGCGAAATCCGAAGGTCACGTAGTGGCCTATTGAGTTGGTCCTTAACTTGACTCATCCCATTTCGGTTAGCAAATCACAGGCCCAATAGCTCTTTTCGTAGCATATCGACAGCAAGATTGAAAACGCGTCTTTTTTGAGCAACTCTAGGTCCTCTTAGACTGAACCGTTTTGCGTAAGTTTTCGAGGGCGTGTGTATTCCTACATAAACCGTTCCTACTGGGTCTCGTTCGGTTCCTCCTCCTGGTCCAATGTAACCTGTAGTGCTGATCGAGTAATCCGTCTCCAAACGCTCAGCAACCCCTATCGCCATGGCAGTAGCGACTTCTTCGCTTACTACGTCATGCTGCTGTATCAAATCACTGGGCACGGATATTAAATCTTCTTTTGAACCGATGCTGTAGGTAGCCATTCCACCTACGAAGTATTCGGATGAACCAGCTAGGTTTGTGATTTCGTTTGAAATATAGCCACCAGTACAACTCTCGACTGTAGAAAGCTTGAGTTTCTTTCGTCGCATTATCCTGGATACAATGTCTAGAATGGTTTCATTTCCGGTAGTTAGGAAATTATCACCGAGCAGGGATTTGCATTCCTCTGCCAACTCAGCGAGGCGATCGTATGGATTTATGAGGTTTGGAAAACTCATCCTAAAGTCTACCATTCCCGGATGTGCGCAGTAAGCCAGTTCGAGTCCGTCTTCTCGCTCTGCAATCGGTTGAAGCAGCGTTTCGAGATTGGACTCCCCAATTCCTGTAGTGCGAATTTGGATATAGTTTTCTTTTTCTTGTACTATGCCCTTCTCAAGAAACCGAGGCAGAACCTGCTCGTTGAACATCGGTTGAAGTTCATGGGGCGGACCCGGAAGCATTACGAGAATCTTGCCATCTTTTTCCAACCAGAGTCCCGGAGCAGTGCCGTTTTCATTGTGCAGCACTTCGGCATTCTCGAAATGGAACGCTTGCTTCCGATTGTTTTCGCTTACGACTAAATTGAGTGCAGCAAAACGATCTTCGATGGCCTTCATGACCGTAGGGTCGTAAACAAGTGTTTCACCTAAACATTGTGCAATGACCTCTTTTGTGCGGTCGTCGACAGTCGGGCCGAGTCCCCCTGTCGTTATGAGAACGTCCGCTTTTTTCCAATAGAGGTCGAAGTTATCCTCAATGTCTTCTGGAGAATCGGAGATGGTGATGTTTGCGTGCATCGCGTTCCCCGCTTGCCGCAGTTGATCGCCGATGTAAGTGAGATGTCCATTGGGAGTTAAGCCTAGGAGTAGTTCTTCACCGAGGGTAACGAGAATAATCTTTGATTTTTGCGACATCTGCTTGTCTTGAACGATTGGGGAAGGTTTCGGATTGGTGTTTTGGCTATATTTGTTTTGCTCCCAGATAAAGAAAAATGGCCAATCCCGAACCAAGCGATCTGAAGGAAAAAGTCCGGAGACTACCTGAAAAACCAGGGGTTTACTTGATGAAGGACCGGCTAGGCTCTGTTATCTATGTGGGGAAAGCGAAAAGTCTGAAGAAACGAGTGTCTTCTTATTTTCAGGCTTCGAAGAAGTTCACGCATCAGCCGAAAATCCGCGCTCTGGTCCAAATGATTCGAGATTTTGATTTCATCGTAGTGAAGTCAGAACCGGAGGCGTTGCTACTGGAAGGGCAATTGATCAAAAAATGGAAGCCAAAGTACAATACCGATTTCGTTGATGATAAGCGGTTTCTGTTGGTTCGAGTTGACGTGACAAGAGAGTTACCTCGCTTCGCTCTTGCTCGGTTCAAAAAAGAAGATGGAGCGAGGTATTTCGGTCCTTTTGTTCATGCGAACCATATCCGTAAAACCTTAGCGGAGATGAGACGTCGCTTCGGAATCCTATTGGGAGATGCAAGTCCGAAGCGGCAGGACGATGGCAGCTTCCTACTGTACGATGATGTTAGGTCGGAGATCTATGGTCATGACAACAGGGTTACAGTTGAGGAGTATCAGGCTCGTGTCGACGACGCCTGCGAATTCCTACAAGGCAAGTCGAAGGAATGGCTAGAAGACCTAAAGCTTGAAATGTCCAAGGAGGCTGCAGCTCGAAACTTCGAAAAAGCGGCGTCTCTTCGCGACATCGTTTTCGCCTTAGAAGCTTCACTCAAAAAGACTAGGAAGTTTGAGAGAGATATCGTGGTAAAGCCGAGTGATGGAGATGCTCTAACGCTGCTGGAAAAAGAACTCGAATTATCTGGCCCACCTAAGACGATCGAGTGTTTTGATATCTCGCACATATCTGGAACTTTTGTAGTTGCTTCAATGGTACAGTTTGTTGACGGACGTCCGAATAAGGCAGGCTACCGTCGGTTTAAAATAAAGAGCTTCGAAGGAAACGACGATTTTCGCTCAATGGAAGAAGTTGTTGGTCGTCGGTACCGCCGCCTACACAAAGAAGGAAAAGAGTTTCCTGATTTAGTCGTTATCGACGGTGGAATGGGTCAGGTAGGTGCTGCGCTTAAATCCTTTTTGATTCAAGACATTGAACCTCCTGCTATTATTGGATTAGCCAAAAAGCATGAGACCATCATATTCCCGGATGAACGGCCTCCGTTACGCCTTCCCCTGAAAAATGCGGGGCTTCAACTTTTGCAACGAGCTCGAGACGAAGCCCATCGGTTCGCCAATACATTCAATGCGGACCTTAGGAGTAAACGTATCCGTGAAAGTATACTTGATGACTTCACAGGTTTGGGACCTAAAAAACGTGCCAGCCTTCTGGATGAATTTGGAAGCATAGATCGGTTGAAGAATGCGAGCATCACGGAGTTGCGCTCTGTGGAAGGAATAGGTCTAGAAACTGCAACTAGGCTCAAACAGTTCTTGGAGCAGCATTACACAAGGTAATTACAGGCTAAGCATCTAAGTTATCGGCAAATAAAAGGCTCCCTTTTAAAGGGAGCCTTTTGAGCGAATACTGTAGTTCTTATGCTTATACCTGCAAAACAGGAGTGCTTTTTTCGTCAAGAACGAGTCGGTTCTTATCTCCATCCGGCGTGCTGGGATGAGGAACGACTTTCCATATCTTAGCTACGCTTGCCTGCCAATCTTCCAAAAGGCTTTTGGCCGCGGGACTCTCTGTGCTTTCGCTGTGAGCTGAGATCACTTGTTTTAAGGCGTCTATCTCACCCCCGTCACCCATTCGTTCGATTCCGACCATATCTGGGTTGTAGAGATCTTCGAAGAGACCTTCTTCGTCGTAGACGAAAGCCAGTCCTCCGCTCATCCCAGCTCCAAAATTTGTACCCGTTTTTCCAAGACAAACTACGAGGCCGCCAGTCATGTATTCACAAGCATGATCCCCTACTCCTTCGACGACGGCGATCGCACCAGAGTTACGTACCCCAAAGCGCTCTCCTGCTCGTCCCGCTGCGTACAGCGTTCCACCAGTTGCCCCGTAGAGACAAGTGTTACCAATGATCGTGTTTTCGTGCCAGACGTAGCTTTGTTCCTCGTCTGGGCGGATGACAATCTCTCCACCGCTCATCGCTTTACCGACGTAATCATTCGCTTCGCCAAACAGTGTCGCTTTGATACCGTGCGTTAGCAAAGTACAAAAGCTCTGACCGGCTGTGCCTTTGAAAGTGAGATCTATAGAACCCGGAGCGAGATGGCGATTTCCGCGCACGTATGCGACTTCTCCGGATAAATGAGTTCCTATGCAACGATCCGTGTTTCCGACTTTGTACTTTCCTTTGAATGAAGGAGCTCTGTCTACGATTACGTCGTGAGATTCCTGAATAATGGTGGAGTCCAGATTTCCGTCGAAGCCGAGTCTTTCATTACGGGGACGAGTGTGTATCCTTGGAGATTCTCCGCTTGGATCCGGATTGTGCAGAAGTCCACTCAGATTTACTTGGGCAGTTTTTGGATTTTCTGGATCGTCTATTTGTTCCAAAAACTCGGTACGCCCAACTAAGTGATCGAGTTTTCTTACTCCAAGCTTTGCCAAGTAGTATCTCACATCTTCGGCTACCGCATTGAAGAAGTTGATTACATTTTCTGCAGTCCCTTTGTATTTACCACGTAAGTCGTCCCGTTGAGTCGCAACGCCGACTGGACATGTATTCAGGTGACAAACACGGAACATGGCACAGCTTGCAGCGATCATAGCGGAGGTACCAAAGTTGAATTCCTCAGCCCCCAAGATCGCTGCTATTATGATGTCGCGACCGGTTTTCATACCTCCATCGGTGCGGAGAGTAACCCGGTTGCGGAGTCCGTTCATCATCAAAACCTGATGGGTTTCAGCGAGTCCGATTTCCCAAGAGGAACCAGCATGCTTAACGGAAGAAAGTGGCGAGGCCGCTGTTCCACCATCATGGCCAGACACTAGGATAACGTCAGCGTAGGCTTTAGCGACACCCGCTGCCACTGTGCCAACTCCAGAGCTAGAAACTAGTTTAACGCATACTTTGGCGCGTGGGTTAACCTCTTTCAGGTCGAAGATTAGCTGGGCTAGATCTTCGATCGAATAGATATCGTGGTGAGGAGGTGGAGAGATCAAAGTGACACCTGGAACGCTGAAGCGAAGCTTGGCGATCAGTGGTGATACTTTGTGTCCGGGGAGCTGTCCACCTTCACCTGGCTTTGCGCCTTGAGCTACTTTGATTTCGATTTCCTTAGCGGATGCCAAGTACTCTGCAGTCACCCCAAACCGACCGGACGCAACTTGTTTGATTGCGG
This genomic interval from Pelagicoccus albus contains the following:
- the moaA gene encoding GTP 3',8-cyclase MoaA, which translates into the protein MSQVKDQLNRPLRDLRISLIDRCNLRCSYCMPKEVFGPDYAFLPKTSLLSNEEILFVAKSFVELGVQKLRLTGGEPLLRPNLDSLISYLYQNTGVKDISLTTNGLLLPRYADKLKRAGLRRINVSLDSLDPARFAVMSGGKSDPEAVLRGITAAEKAGLPVKVNMVAKQGVNEMDILPMVDFFRSKGITLRFIEFMDVGETNRWSLKEVVPAKRILDLISEKYEFEAVDPDYKGEVATRYRFKDTRSEFGIITSITNPFCGDCNRARISADGKLYTCLFSNQGTDLRKSIREGITQDEFTNYVSKLWSKRDDRYSEDRSQSKSPVKRKKIEMSYIGG
- a CDS encoding CinA family nicotinamide mononucleotide deamidase-related protein, producing the protein MSQKSKIILVTLGEELLLGLTPNGHLTYIGDQLRQAGNAMHANITISDSPEDIEDNFDLYWKKADVLITTGGLGPTVDDRTKEVIAQCLGETLVYDPTVMKAIEDRFAALNLVVSENNRKQAFHFENAEVLHNENGTAPGLWLEKDGKILVMLPGPPHELQPMFNEQVLPRFLEKGIVQEKENYIQIRTTGIGESNLETLLQPIAEREDGLELAYCAHPGMVDFRMSFPNLINPYDRLAELAEECKSLLGDNFLTTGNETILDIVSRIMRRKKLKLSTVESCTGGYISNEITNLAGSSEYFVGGMATYSIGSKEDLISVPSDLIQQHDVVSEEVATAMAIGVAERLETDYSISTTGYIGPGGGTERDPVGTVYVGIHTPSKTYAKRFSLRGPRVAQKRRVFNLAVDMLRKELLGL
- a CDS encoding excinuclease ABC subunit UvrC; this translates as MANPEPSDLKEKVRRLPEKPGVYLMKDRLGSVIYVGKAKSLKKRVSSYFQASKKFTHQPKIRALVQMIRDFDFIVVKSEPEALLLEGQLIKKWKPKYNTDFVDDKRFLLVRVDVTRELPRFALARFKKEDGARYFGPFVHANHIRKTLAEMRRRFGILLGDASPKRQDDGSFLLYDDVRSEIYGHDNRVTVEEYQARVDDACEFLQGKSKEWLEDLKLEMSKEAAARNFEKAASLRDIVFALEASLKKTRKFERDIVVKPSDGDALTLLEKELELSGPPKTIECFDISHISGTFVVASMVQFVDGRPNKAGYRRFKIKSFEGNDDFRSMEEVVGRRYRRLHKEGKEFPDLVVIDGGMGQVGAALKSFLIQDIEPPAIIGLAKKHETIIFPDERPPLRLPLKNAGLQLLQRARDEAHRFANTFNADLRSKRIRESILDDFTGLGPKKRASLLDEFGSIDRLKNASITELRSVEGIGLETATRLKQFLEQHYTR